The following coding sequences lie in one Arachis ipaensis cultivar K30076 chromosome B03, Araip1.1, whole genome shotgun sequence genomic window:
- the LOC107630051 gene encoding probable disease resistance protein At4g27220 isoform X1 has protein sequence MDTIASIASNVAVPVLKQLTYVLLYNTYVTNLENEVQKLQREEKEVRHTVEAAKRNGEQVEDTVRNWFTRVRAAIEEAQAFLRHEEQERIGCLDIYSKYTLSQKARNLMDHLSELRQETFDKVSYRCALKCNVSSASRGYEALESRTAMLNEIMQALKDSEASMIGVYGMGGVGKTALVKELAWQAEKGGSFDVVVEATVTSEPDVRTIRAEIADGLGLKFDELTEMGKACRLRQRIRQEQSILVILDDVWGKLDLTEVGVPSGEDHKGCKLLVTSRDLNVLNAMLGAQKVFRLEVLSESESWNLFEKKGGEAAKDDSIQRIAKKVAENCAGLPLLIVTVAEALKNKDFYAWKDALEQLTNFDLDGCSYSKVHSAVEQSYEYLESHELQTFFLLLGSLGNYYSTKDLLVYGWCLGLHKNVDSLADGRNRLYKLIDNLRAASLLLEGERYQVEALHIVRIVAAAIASRTKPFFTMQRNTELKEWPRMDFLKNCQHIFLDWCYINELPEKLECPTLKILQLCSQGNYLKLPDNFFVEMRELKVLTLGGLNCTPSLPSSLGLLTNLQALNLCKCMLEDIAVVGELKNLEILSLEKSELIEELPAEIGQLIHLRFLDLTDCSTLRVIPHNLISKLTSLEELLIENCNIQWEVQGCKNQGNDSSLSELGSLHKLTTLNIHINDASVFPRDLLALGKLHSYNISIGNGWNSFGVESGFFKVSRVFKLNPSMDPRILMDYGIKMLMNRAEDLHLAELKGVREVLYELNDDGFSLLKHLSIQNCDDMWSIIGPIEWAHRDHAFPNLESLILHNLSNLERICSGPLPAQAFTKLRVVKIKGCDQIEFVFPHSMVEQLSELLEVEICECKFMTKIVAEKIKEDDSETDKIQFLKMRSLTLECLPSLVSLSPEPSVNNTIQLFTEKVEFPNLENLKLCSINVHKIWDDKLSAQTSFQNLTTLTVDGCERLAYLFSYHVAARLVNLQHLLINSCKLVEHIFSRDGNTDNVRLARKSVPTEMGPIFPNLETVVISEMESLKSIWPSQLPQNSFSKLKKMEITYCSSILNVFQSHVLDKLLSLDSLDVWYCDALEFVYEIEGGINEVDIQLRALSLGHLPNLKHLMNKDPQECVRFQNLSMVKVTTCKSLKHVFPLSMAKDLLQLGVLEISDCGVEEIIGNEHGGGEEQESPLGLVFPKLACIKLLNLPELRWFCNENHYFRFPLLNQLYLVECPAMETFSHGILRASILRRIYLNEKGDQSHWEGDLNTTIRKIFTKESLEVRIKCAKRMCEGLRPSPAAASPLDEK, from the exons ATGGATACAATTGCTAGCATAGCATCAAATGTGGCTGTACCTGTTCTAAAACAACTTACTTATGTATTGCTGTACAACACTTATGTCACTAACCTTGAAAATGAGGTCCAGAAGTTGCAGCGGGAAGAGAAAGAAGTGAGGCACACTGTTGAAGCTGCCAAAAGGAATGGTGAGCAGGTTGAAGACACAGTGCGCAACTGGTTTACTCGAGTTCGTGCAGCAATAGAAGAGGCTCAAGCATTCCTTCGTCACGAAGAGCAAGAAAGAATTGGATGCTTAGATATATATTCTAAGTACACCTTGAGCCAGAAGGCAAGAAATTTGATGGATCATCTATCTGAGCTCAGGCAAGAGACATTTGACAAGGTTTCTTACCGTTGTGCTTTGAAATGCAATGTCAGTTCAGCTTCTAGAGGATATGAAGCCTTGGAATCTAGAACTGCAATGTTGAATGAGATCATGCAGGCCTTGAAGGATTCTGAGGCTTCCATGATTGGTGTGTATGGAATGGGTGGGGTGGGTAAGACTGCCCTGGTTAAGGAACTAGCATGGCAAGCCGAGAAGGGTGGTTCGTTTGATGTGGTCGTTGAGGCAACTGTGACAAGTGAACCAGATGTGAGGACTATTAGAGCTGAAATTGCTGATGGTTTGGGTCTGAAATTTGATGAGCTGACTGAGATGGGAAAAGCATGCCGGTTGCGGCAAAGGATTAGGCAAGAGCAAAGCATTCTTGTCATACTTGATGATGTTTGGGGAAAGCTTGACTTGACTGAGGTTGGTGTTCCTTCTGGTGAGGACCACAAAGGATGCAAATTGTTGGTGACATCCAGAGATCTTAATGTGTTGAATGCTATGTTGGGTGCGCAGAAGGTTTTTAGACTTGAAGTTCTGTCTGAGAGTGAGAGTTGGAACTTGTTTGAAAAGAAGGGAGGGGAAGCTGCTAAGGATGACAGCATTCAACGGATAGCGAAGAAAGTAGCCGAAAACTGCGCGGGTTTGCCCCTTTTGATAGTGACGGTGGCGGAGGCATTAAAGAATAAGGATTTCTATGCTTGGAAGGATGCATTGGAGCAGTTAACCAATTTTGATCTTGATGGATGTTCCTATTCCAAAGTGCATTCTGCTGTAGAGCAAAGCTATGAATATTTGGAAAGTCATGAACTCCAAACATTCTTCCTCCTTTTGGGTTCATTGGGAAATTATTATAGCACCAAAGATTTGTTAGTATATGGCTGGTGTTTGGGTCTGCATAAAAATGTTGATTCATTGGCAGACGGAAGAAACAGACTTTACAAATTAATAGACAACCTGAGAGCAGCGAGTTTATTGCTTGAAGGGGAAAGATATCAGGTTGAAGCTCTGCACATTGTTCGCATTGTGGCTGCTGCAATCGCATCCAGAACTAAACCTTTCTTTACTATGCAGAGAAACACTGAATTGAAAGAGTGGCCTAGAATGGATTTTCTTAAAAATTGTCAACATATTTTTTTGGATTGGTGTTATATCAATGAACTTCCAGAGAAGTTAGAATGTCCGACGTTGAAGATACTGCAACTCTGTAGTCAAGGTAACTATTTGAAACTTCCTGATAATTTCTTTGTTGAGATGAGAGAATTGAAGGTTCTAACTTTAGGAGGTCTGAATTGTACACCATCGCTTCCTTCGTCTCTTGGTCTCTTGACAAACCTCCAGGCATTGAATCTTTGTAAATGCATGTTGGAAGACATAGCTGTTGTTGGAGAGCTCAAAAACTTGGAGATTCTCAGCCTTGAAAAATCCGAGCTTATCGAAGAACTTCCTGCGGAAATAGGACAATTAATTCATCTAAGGTTTCTAGATTTGACTGATTGCTCAACACTAAGAGTTATACCCCACAACCTGATATCAAAACTGACTAGCTTGGAAGAGCTCCTTATAGAGAACTGCAATATTCAATGGGAGGTCCAGGGATGCAAAAACCAAGGCAATGATTCAAGTCTAAGTGAGCTTGGGAGTTTGCATAAACTAACAACTCTGAATATTCACATCAATGATGCATCAGTTTTCCCTAGAGACTTGCTTGCCCTTGGAAAATTACATAGTTACAATATTTCAATTGGGAATGGATGGAATTCGTTTGGGGTGGAGTCCGGGTTTTTCAAAGTTTCAAGAGTATTTAAGCTTAATCCAAGCATGGATCCAAGAATACTCATGGATTATGGGATCAAAATGCTGATGAATAGAGCTGAAGATTTGCATCTTGCTGAATTGAAGGGTGTCAGGGAAGTACTATATGAATTGAACGATGATGGATTCTCGCTGTTGAAGCATCTTAGTATCCAAAATTGTGATGATATGTGGAGCATTATTGGCCCGATCGAGTGGGCTCATCGTGATCATGCCTTCCCCAACTTGGAGTCATTGATTCTTCACAATCTGAGTAACCTGGAAAGGATATGTAGTGGCCCTCTTCCAGCACAGGCCTTTACCAAACTAAGGGTTGTCAAAATAAAAGGCTGTGATCAGATCGAGTTTGTTTTCCCACACTCCATGGTTGAACAGCTCTCTGAACTACTTGAAGTCGAAATTTGTGAATGCAAATTCATGACCAAGATTGTGGCTGAAAAGATAAAAGAGGATGACAGTGAAACTGACAAGATTCAGTTCCTTAAAATGCGTTCTCTCACACTTGAATGCTTACCTTCCCTCGTTAGTCTCTCTCCCGAGCCTTCTGTTAACAACACCATTCAACTTTTTACTGAAAAG GTTGAATTTCCAAATTTAGAGAACCTGAAGTTGTGCTCAATCAATGTACACAAGATATGGGATGACAAACTTTCAGCACAAACTAGCTTTCAAAATTTGACAACTTTGACGGTAGATGGTTGTGAAAGGTTGGCATATCTTTTTTCATACCATGTGGCTGCAAGACTTGTCAACCTCCAGCATCTTTTAATTAATTCATGCAAATTAGTAGAGCATATATTTTCCCGAGATGGAAACACAGACAACGTTCGACTTGCTAGAAAGTCTGTTCCTACTGAAATG GGTCCAATTTTCCCAAACTTGGAGACAGTTGTGATCTCTGAAATGGAAAGCTTAAAGTCAATATGGCCAAGTCAACTCCCTCAAAATTCCTTTAGTAAATTGAAAAAGATGGAAATCACATATTGTTCGAGCATCTTGAACGTGTTCCAGTCTCATGTACTAGACAAATTACTAAGTCTGGACTCATTGGATGTATGGTATTGCGATGCGCTGGAATTTGTATACGAAATAGAAGGTGGAATTAACGAAGTGGACATTCAGTTGAGAGCTTTATCTTTGGGCCATTTACCAAACTTGaagcatttaatgaataaggaTCCTCAAGAGTGTGTAAGGTTTCAAAACCTATCTATGGTAAAGGTAACCACATGCAAAAGCTTGAAGCATGTATTTCCACTTTCTATGGCAAAAGATCTTCTGCAACTCGGGGTCCTTGAGATAAGCGATTGTGGGGTCGAGGAAATTATAGGAAATGAACATGGAGGAGGGGAAGAGCAAGAGTCACCTCTTGGGCTTGTCTTCCCAAAATTAGCCTGCATAAAACTTTTGAATTTGCCGGAACTTCGATGGTTTTGTAACGAAAATCACTACTTCAGATTTCCATTATTGAATCAATTATACTTGGTGGAGTGTCCAGCAATGGAGACATTCTCGCATGGTATCTTAAGGGCATCAATCCTCAGGAGGATATATTTGAACGAGAAAGGAGATCAATCGCACTGGGAAGGTGACTTGAATACTACGATAAGGAAAATTTTCACCAAAG AGTCTCTTGAAGTACGCATTAAATGTGCTAAAAGA ATGTGTGAAGGGCTACGTCCATCACCAGCGGCGGCCTCTCCCTTGGACGAGAAGTAA
- the LOC107630051 gene encoding probable disease resistance protein At4g27220 isoform X4 yields the protein MDTIASIASNVAVPVLKQLTYVLLYNTYVTNLENEVQKLQREEKEVRHTVEAAKRNGEQVEDTVRNWFTRVRAAIEEAQAFLRHEEQERIGCLDIYSKYTLSQKARNLMDHLSELRQETFDKVSYRCALKCNVSSASRGYEALESRTAMLNEIMQALKDSEASMIGVYGMGGVGKTALVKELAWQAEKGGSFDVVVEATVTSEPDVRTIRAEIADGLGLKFDELTEMGKACRLRQRIRQEQSILVILDDVWGKLDLTEVGVPSGEDHKGCKLLVTSRDLNVLNAMLGAQKVFRLEVLSESESWNLFEKKGGEAAKDDSIQRIAKKVAENCAGLPLLIVTVAEALKNKDFYAWKDALEQLTNFDLDGCSYSKVHSAVEQSYEYLESHELQTFFLLLGSLGNYYSTKDLLVYGWCLGLHKNVDSLADGRNRLYKLIDNLRAASLLLEGERYQVEALHIVRIVAAAIASRTKPFFTMQRNTELKEWPRMDFLKNCQHIFLDWCYINELPEKLECPTLKILQLCSQGNYLKLPDNFFVEMRELKVLTLGGLNCTPSLPSSLGLLTNLQALNLCKCMLEDIAVVGELKNLEILSLEKSELIEELPAEIGQLIHLRFLDLTDCSTLRVIPHNLISKLTSLEELLIENCNIQWEVQGCKNQGNDSSLSELGSLHKLTTLNIHINDASVFPRDLLALGKLHSYNISIGNGWNSFGVESGFFKVSRVFKLNPSMDPRILMDYGIKMLMNRAEDLHLAELKGVREVLYELNDDGFSLLKHLSIQNCDDMWSIIGPIEWAHRDHAFPNLESLILHNLSNLERICSGPLPAQAFTKLRVVKIKGCDQIEFVFPHSMVEQLSELLEVEICECKFMTKIVAEKIKEDDSETDKIQFLKMRSLTLECLPSLVSLSPEPSVNNTIQLFTEKVEFPNLENLKLCSINVHKIWDDKLSAQTSFQNLTTLTVDGCERLAYLFSYHVAARLVNLQHLLINSCKLVEHIFSRDGNTDNVRLARKSVPTEMGPIFPNLETVVISEMESLKSIWPSQLPQNSFSKLKKMEITYCSSILNVFQSHVLDKLLSLDSLDVWYCDALEFVYEIEGGINEVDIQLRALSLGHLPNLKHLMNKDPQECVRFQNLSMVKVTTCKSLKHVFPLSMAKDLLQLGVLEISDCGVEEIIGNEHGGGEEQESPLGLVFPKLACIKLLNLPELRWFCNENHYFRFPLLNQLYLVECPAMETFSHGILRASILRRIYLNEKGDQSHWEGDLNTTIRKIFTKDV from the exons ATGGATACAATTGCTAGCATAGCATCAAATGTGGCTGTACCTGTTCTAAAACAACTTACTTATGTATTGCTGTACAACACTTATGTCACTAACCTTGAAAATGAGGTCCAGAAGTTGCAGCGGGAAGAGAAAGAAGTGAGGCACACTGTTGAAGCTGCCAAAAGGAATGGTGAGCAGGTTGAAGACACAGTGCGCAACTGGTTTACTCGAGTTCGTGCAGCAATAGAAGAGGCTCAAGCATTCCTTCGTCACGAAGAGCAAGAAAGAATTGGATGCTTAGATATATATTCTAAGTACACCTTGAGCCAGAAGGCAAGAAATTTGATGGATCATCTATCTGAGCTCAGGCAAGAGACATTTGACAAGGTTTCTTACCGTTGTGCTTTGAAATGCAATGTCAGTTCAGCTTCTAGAGGATATGAAGCCTTGGAATCTAGAACTGCAATGTTGAATGAGATCATGCAGGCCTTGAAGGATTCTGAGGCTTCCATGATTGGTGTGTATGGAATGGGTGGGGTGGGTAAGACTGCCCTGGTTAAGGAACTAGCATGGCAAGCCGAGAAGGGTGGTTCGTTTGATGTGGTCGTTGAGGCAACTGTGACAAGTGAACCAGATGTGAGGACTATTAGAGCTGAAATTGCTGATGGTTTGGGTCTGAAATTTGATGAGCTGACTGAGATGGGAAAAGCATGCCGGTTGCGGCAAAGGATTAGGCAAGAGCAAAGCATTCTTGTCATACTTGATGATGTTTGGGGAAAGCTTGACTTGACTGAGGTTGGTGTTCCTTCTGGTGAGGACCACAAAGGATGCAAATTGTTGGTGACATCCAGAGATCTTAATGTGTTGAATGCTATGTTGGGTGCGCAGAAGGTTTTTAGACTTGAAGTTCTGTCTGAGAGTGAGAGTTGGAACTTGTTTGAAAAGAAGGGAGGGGAAGCTGCTAAGGATGACAGCATTCAACGGATAGCGAAGAAAGTAGCCGAAAACTGCGCGGGTTTGCCCCTTTTGATAGTGACGGTGGCGGAGGCATTAAAGAATAAGGATTTCTATGCTTGGAAGGATGCATTGGAGCAGTTAACCAATTTTGATCTTGATGGATGTTCCTATTCCAAAGTGCATTCTGCTGTAGAGCAAAGCTATGAATATTTGGAAAGTCATGAACTCCAAACATTCTTCCTCCTTTTGGGTTCATTGGGAAATTATTATAGCACCAAAGATTTGTTAGTATATGGCTGGTGTTTGGGTCTGCATAAAAATGTTGATTCATTGGCAGACGGAAGAAACAGACTTTACAAATTAATAGACAACCTGAGAGCAGCGAGTTTATTGCTTGAAGGGGAAAGATATCAGGTTGAAGCTCTGCACATTGTTCGCATTGTGGCTGCTGCAATCGCATCCAGAACTAAACCTTTCTTTACTATGCAGAGAAACACTGAATTGAAAGAGTGGCCTAGAATGGATTTTCTTAAAAATTGTCAACATATTTTTTTGGATTGGTGTTATATCAATGAACTTCCAGAGAAGTTAGAATGTCCGACGTTGAAGATACTGCAACTCTGTAGTCAAGGTAACTATTTGAAACTTCCTGATAATTTCTTTGTTGAGATGAGAGAATTGAAGGTTCTAACTTTAGGAGGTCTGAATTGTACACCATCGCTTCCTTCGTCTCTTGGTCTCTTGACAAACCTCCAGGCATTGAATCTTTGTAAATGCATGTTGGAAGACATAGCTGTTGTTGGAGAGCTCAAAAACTTGGAGATTCTCAGCCTTGAAAAATCCGAGCTTATCGAAGAACTTCCTGCGGAAATAGGACAATTAATTCATCTAAGGTTTCTAGATTTGACTGATTGCTCAACACTAAGAGTTATACCCCACAACCTGATATCAAAACTGACTAGCTTGGAAGAGCTCCTTATAGAGAACTGCAATATTCAATGGGAGGTCCAGGGATGCAAAAACCAAGGCAATGATTCAAGTCTAAGTGAGCTTGGGAGTTTGCATAAACTAACAACTCTGAATATTCACATCAATGATGCATCAGTTTTCCCTAGAGACTTGCTTGCCCTTGGAAAATTACATAGTTACAATATTTCAATTGGGAATGGATGGAATTCGTTTGGGGTGGAGTCCGGGTTTTTCAAAGTTTCAAGAGTATTTAAGCTTAATCCAAGCATGGATCCAAGAATACTCATGGATTATGGGATCAAAATGCTGATGAATAGAGCTGAAGATTTGCATCTTGCTGAATTGAAGGGTGTCAGGGAAGTACTATATGAATTGAACGATGATGGATTCTCGCTGTTGAAGCATCTTAGTATCCAAAATTGTGATGATATGTGGAGCATTATTGGCCCGATCGAGTGGGCTCATCGTGATCATGCCTTCCCCAACTTGGAGTCATTGATTCTTCACAATCTGAGTAACCTGGAAAGGATATGTAGTGGCCCTCTTCCAGCACAGGCCTTTACCAAACTAAGGGTTGTCAAAATAAAAGGCTGTGATCAGATCGAGTTTGTTTTCCCACACTCCATGGTTGAACAGCTCTCTGAACTACTTGAAGTCGAAATTTGTGAATGCAAATTCATGACCAAGATTGTGGCTGAAAAGATAAAAGAGGATGACAGTGAAACTGACAAGATTCAGTTCCTTAAAATGCGTTCTCTCACACTTGAATGCTTACCTTCCCTCGTTAGTCTCTCTCCCGAGCCTTCTGTTAACAACACCATTCAACTTTTTACTGAAAAG GTTGAATTTCCAAATTTAGAGAACCTGAAGTTGTGCTCAATCAATGTACACAAGATATGGGATGACAAACTTTCAGCACAAACTAGCTTTCAAAATTTGACAACTTTGACGGTAGATGGTTGTGAAAGGTTGGCATATCTTTTTTCATACCATGTGGCTGCAAGACTTGTCAACCTCCAGCATCTTTTAATTAATTCATGCAAATTAGTAGAGCATATATTTTCCCGAGATGGAAACACAGACAACGTTCGACTTGCTAGAAAGTCTGTTCCTACTGAAATG GGTCCAATTTTCCCAAACTTGGAGACAGTTGTGATCTCTGAAATGGAAAGCTTAAAGTCAATATGGCCAAGTCAACTCCCTCAAAATTCCTTTAGTAAATTGAAAAAGATGGAAATCACATATTGTTCGAGCATCTTGAACGTGTTCCAGTCTCATGTACTAGACAAATTACTAAGTCTGGACTCATTGGATGTATGGTATTGCGATGCGCTGGAATTTGTATACGAAATAGAAGGTGGAATTAACGAAGTGGACATTCAGTTGAGAGCTTTATCTTTGGGCCATTTACCAAACTTGaagcatttaatgaataaggaTCCTCAAGAGTGTGTAAGGTTTCAAAACCTATCTATGGTAAAGGTAACCACATGCAAAAGCTTGAAGCATGTATTTCCACTTTCTATGGCAAAAGATCTTCTGCAACTCGGGGTCCTTGAGATAAGCGATTGTGGGGTCGAGGAAATTATAGGAAATGAACATGGAGGAGGGGAAGAGCAAGAGTCACCTCTTGGGCTTGTCTTCCCAAAATTAGCCTGCATAAAACTTTTGAATTTGCCGGAACTTCGATGGTTTTGTAACGAAAATCACTACTTCAGATTTCCATTATTGAATCAATTATACTTGGTGGAGTGTCCAGCAATGGAGACATTCTCGCATGGTATCTTAAGGGCATCAATCCTCAGGAGGATATATTTGAACGAGAAAGGAGATCAATCGCACTGGGAAGGTGACTTGAATACTACGATAAGGAAAATTTTCACCAAAG ATGTGTGA